In Pseudobacter ginsenosidimutans, the following are encoded in one genomic region:
- a CDS encoding T9SS type A sorting domain-containing protein, with the protein MKKLLLVCLLLAGSVSSLFAVDYYWVGGAGSWTDINHWATASGGTTKHSIVPSENDNVFFDANSGLLNGNIVTLPANGDAYCKNMSWAGVTTTASFRRGGGGYSIHIYGSMELAASVTYGMQAIYFDGPDDVTIRCNGAGRVPVMGWYNPFYINKPGATVKLLDDIPLALQVNDLLLSAGTLDLSGFNHTFWQMRANHNTAATIDISNAIINNTVHWDVRGLNKTVITTNSVINTVTLYTDGNVYNEVNVSTTGTDMAINGTTIDKLTFVTPAAVNGSVRIGANNIINILEFKGGGTLRAGGNVINQLIVAPGKGLIAYGNNTINTLFRMNTPDCSGLAELTGATNEVVTLTFGSGAVLDLKNLFITNMIAAGSVTLPVDVVGADGGNNTNFNITNPLTGTTLFWVGGSGDWNDNAHWSATSGGTGGYCVPFKADNVVFDNNSGFAAGNNLVTTSSNTWCNSMTWTNIAVPTTFVESGSYTMEVYGSIVLDPKVTMTANLLLKGTAASTLTTNGAGLGGLGIDISRTGTDGGLTLVDDFVNPNATLRLSLGKLLMSGRTVDLFFFASNTSGARVMDLTNATVNVRETFSISGTGRTWVGNGAGLTVNSARYFVVDGLNYPTVNLSSLENVFDIRNATIGTLTFTNTAGNSNARILANNTITTLDFRGGGNIAQTGNTIGTLLLAPSKYYGFTGTNTITTHLRFNSPACSGLGEMRGINGVLSTLNFGPSATTDLANVYIQNIAATGSITPITVSGADAGGNSGFTINSNAGSARYWVGGSGDWNDANHWSLTSGGTGGACVPTVNDDVFFNAQSFTSGSSTVTTTGNIYAKNMDWTGATNAPVFNESTTFGFELWGNLVMNPAVTMNATAIFMGSTNTTLNTNGSTLGNFDFTLNKLNGSLSLGLNDDLNNPQTFITLQRGTLNVANRTLVVEAISDEGSTNATAIDISNSNFTGGWRYNGTNKTLNATNSLLNAATFLVNGGVYNKVNVASINTTYVAVTNTTVSKLVFTSTAPLANMNIAAGNTIDTLEFKSRGNITGTGNNIGTLIFAPGRQYTFANGTNTTVTNAWYGSGTPCNLTDISAATTATVTVNGDPVNLDYVLLSGITAAGTAAPFHAYEHSRDQGRNTNWTIEPYAGSNPILGLGPDITITTDDLPYVLRTDGFFGSPLSNYLWNDNSTGDTLEITAAGTYSVNVGFPDGCSIPDQIVVTVVAPLPITLTSFTVKSVNCAPVLSWSTTDAVNFHRFEIERSSDGRNFQPVGSIHFNASVSRYSYTDNKAGEGRFFYRLRLVDIDNKYEYSNIISLSNNCGGILEVTPTVTADLVQVTLPGGYENARIRVFSAAGQEMSARLSGNGNRKTIDLSSFAKGYYFVQVNNGVELKTFKIMKK; encoded by the coding sequence ATGAAGAAACTTTTACTCGTTTGCCTGCTATTGGCAGGTTCAGTATCCTCGTTATTTGCAGTAGACTACTATTGGGTAGGCGGTGCAGGAAGCTGGACCGATATCAACCACTGGGCCACCGCTTCTGGTGGTACTACCAAGCACTCCATTGTTCCCTCAGAAAATGATAACGTATTCTTCGACGCCAACAGCGGACTGTTGAATGGCAATATCGTAACGCTCCCTGCTAACGGTGACGCCTATTGTAAGAATATGAGCTGGGCGGGTGTTACCACTACAGCTTCTTTCCGCCGTGGCGGTGGTGGCTATTCCATTCACATTTATGGCAGCATGGAACTGGCAGCTTCCGTTACTTATGGTATGCAGGCTATTTATTTTGACGGGCCGGACGATGTTACGATCCGTTGTAACGGAGCTGGCCGGGTACCGGTAATGGGATGGTATAATCCTTTTTACATCAATAAACCAGGCGCTACTGTCAAGCTGCTGGATGACATCCCTTTAGCATTGCAGGTGAATGATCTCCTGCTGAGTGCCGGCACCCTGGATCTGTCTGGCTTCAACCATACTTTCTGGCAAATGCGGGCCAACCATAATACGGCAGCCACCATCGATATCAGTAATGCCATCATCAATAATACAGTCCACTGGGATGTGAGAGGGCTCAATAAGACTGTGATCACAACCAATTCTGTGATCAATACAGTTACGCTCTATACAGATGGCAATGTGTATAATGAAGTGAATGTTTCAACTACCGGTACGGATATGGCTATCAACGGTACTACGATAGACAAGCTCACTTTCGTTACCCCAGCTGCCGTAAATGGCAGTGTACGTATTGGAGCCAACAACATTATCAATATACTCGAATTCAAAGGCGGCGGCACGTTGCGCGCCGGCGGAAATGTGATCAATCAGCTGATTGTAGCACCCGGCAAAGGATTGATAGCTTACGGTAATAATACCATCAATACCCTGTTCCGCATGAATACGCCTGACTGTAGTGGTCTGGCTGAGCTCACAGGCGCCACCAATGAAGTGGTCACCCTGACCTTTGGCTCCGGCGCAGTACTGGACCTGAAGAACCTGTTCATAACAAATATGATTGCAGCAGGAAGCGTTACCCTTCCCGTAGACGTGGTGGGCGCAGACGGTGGCAACAACACCAACTTCAATATCACCAATCCCCTCACCGGCACCACACTGTTCTGGGTAGGCGGCTCGGGTGACTGGAACGATAATGCACACTGGTCCGCCACAAGCGGCGGTACCGGCGGATACTGCGTTCCTTTCAAAGCCGATAATGTAGTTTTTGACAATAACAGTGGATTTGCCGCAGGCAACAATTTAGTTACCACCAGTTCCAATACATGGTGTAACAGTATGACCTGGACCAACATTGCAGTACCTACCACCTTCGTTGAAAGCGGCAGCTATACAATGGAAGTGTACGGATCAATTGTTTTGGATCCTAAAGTAACCATGACTGCGAACCTGTTATTGAAAGGCACTGCTGCATCCACACTCACCACTAATGGTGCAGGGCTGGGCGGCCTTGGTATCGATATCAGCAGAACCGGCACGGATGGCGGTCTTACACTTGTGGATGATTTTGTGAATCCCAACGCCACACTGCGTCTCTCACTCGGAAAACTTCTGATGTCAGGCCGTACCGTGGATCTGTTCTTTTTCGCCAGCAATACCAGTGGCGCCAGGGTTATGGATCTGACCAATGCCACCGTTAACGTACGCGAAACCTTTTCCATCAGTGGAACAGGCAGAACCTGGGTTGGTAATGGCGCAGGTTTGACTGTTAACTCTGCCAGGTATTTTGTAGTGGATGGACTCAACTACCCTACTGTTAACCTTAGCTCCCTGGAAAACGTGTTCGATATCAGGAACGCTACTATCGGCACACTCACATTCACCAACACTGCCGGTAATTCCAATGCGAGGATCCTGGCCAACAATACTATCACAACGCTGGATTTCAGAGGCGGCGGTAATATTGCACAAACCGGCAATACTATCGGAACACTGCTGCTGGCGCCTTCCAAATATTATGGATTCACCGGCACCAATACCATCACTACCCATTTACGATTCAACAGCCCAGCCTGTTCCGGATTGGGTGAAATGCGCGGCATCAACGGTGTGTTGTCTACCCTGAACTTCGGACCATCCGCCACTACCGATCTGGCGAATGTTTATATCCAGAATATTGCGGCTACAGGCAGCATCACTCCCATTACGGTTTCCGGTGCAGATGCAGGCGGCAACTCTGGTTTCACCATCAACAGCAATGCCGGATCAGCCAGATACTGGGTTGGCGGCAGTGGAGACTGGAACGATGCCAACCACTGGAGCTTAACATCCGGAGGCACAGGCGGAGCCTGTGTACCTACTGTGAATGACGATGTATTCTTCAATGCACAAAGCTTTACATCCGGCAGCAGCACCGTTACCACTACCGGTAACATATATGCTAAGAATATGGATTGGACAGGCGCTACCAATGCACCTGTGTTCAATGAAAGCACAACTTTCGGATTCGAGCTTTGGGGTAACCTGGTGATGAATCCCGCAGTGACCATGAATGCTACTGCCATCTTCATGGGAAGTACCAACACTACCCTCAATACCAACGGAAGCACCCTCGGCAATTTCGATTTCACATTGAATAAGCTGAATGGCAGCCTCAGCCTGGGATTGAATGATGATCTCAACAATCCCCAAACATTCATCACCCTGCAAAGAGGCACATTGAATGTTGCCAACAGAACGCTTGTTGTGGAGGCCATCAGCGATGAAGGCTCTACAAATGCTACTGCTATCGATATCAGTAACTCTAATTTCACAGGTGGCTGGAGATATAACGGTACCAATAAAACGCTCAATGCAACCAATTCTTTATTGAATGCTGCTACATTCCTGGTAAATGGCGGTGTTTATAACAAAGTGAATGTTGCCAGTATAAACACCACTTACGTGGCAGTCACCAATACCACAGTAAGCAAATTAGTGTTCACCAGTACTGCGCCATTAGCCAACATGAATATAGCGGCTGGTAATACCATCGATACACTCGAATTCAAATCAAGAGGCAATATTACCGGCACAGGTAATAATATTGGTACGTTGATCTTTGCTCCCGGAAGACAATACACTTTCGCCAATGGCACCAACACTACTGTTACCAACGCATGGTATGGTAGCGGCACTCCCTGTAACCTTACAGATATTTCCGCTGCAACCACCGCCACTGTTACGGTGAACGGAGATCCTGTGAACCTGGATTATGTGCTCCTTTCCGGTATCACTGCCGCCGGTACAGCTGCACCATTCCACGCGTATGAACATAGCCGTGACCAGGGACGCAATACCAACTGGACCATCGAGCCATATGCAGGTTCCAATCCAATCCTCGGACTGGGGCCAGATATCACCATCACAACCGATGATCTGCCTTATGTTCTCAGAACAGACGGCTTTTTCGGCTCGCCACTCTCGAACTATCTCTGGAACGATAACAGTACAGGTGATACCCTGGAAATTACAGCAGCCGGCACTTACAGCGTGAACGTTGGCTTCCCTGACGGTTGCAGCATCCCTGATCAGATTGTAGTGACCGTTGTGGCGCCACTGCCCATCACGCTCACCAGCTTCACTGTGAAATCAGTGAACTGTGCACCGGTACTCAGCTGGTCAACTACCGATGCCGTGAACTTCCACAGGTTCGAGATCGAGCGCAGCAGCGATGGCCGTAACTTCCAGCCAGTAGGTTCCATCCATTTCAATGCTTCAGTTAGCCGTTACAGTTATACCGATAACAAAGCTGGTGAAGGCAGGTTCTTCTACCGCCTCCGCCTGGTTGATATCGATAACAAATATGAGTACAGCAATATCATTTCACTCAGCAACAACTGCGGTGGCATCCTGGAAGTAACACCAACTGTTACAGCAGACCTGGTGCAGGTAACACTGCCCGGTGGTTATGAGAATGCCAGGATCCGCGTGTTCAGTGCAGCAGGACAGGAAATGTCTGCCCGTCTCAGCGGCAACGGCAACAGGAAGACCATTGACCTGAGCAGCTTTGCCAAAGGTTACTACTTTGTACAAGTGAACAACGGAGTGGAACTGAAGACCTTCAAAATAATGAAGAAATAA
- a CDS encoding LysE family translocator has translation MIPLAELWIFIIAAFALVITPGPNMLYLISRSITQGKKAGLISLVGVVLGFLFHALMVSFGLTAIFMAIPYAFLVLKTLGVGYLLWLAFQAVRPSGKSIFEARTDLKPDKPGKLFTMGFLTNVLNPKIAVFYLSFFPQFIKPEQGTVLAQSLELALVQMSISFSINFIIVLSAARLSLWFNKNPSWLKMQKWFMASVLTGLAVKMAFTKVK, from the coding sequence ATGATACCTTTAGCTGAGCTTTGGATATTCATCATCGCCGCATTTGCGCTGGTGATCACACCCGGTCCGAATATGCTGTACCTCATCTCACGTTCCATCACACAGGGAAAGAAGGCAGGACTGATCTCGCTGGTGGGTGTGGTATTGGGTTTTCTCTTCCATGCACTGATGGTGAGTTTCGGGCTCACGGCTATCTTCATGGCCATTCCCTATGCCTTCCTGGTTTTGAAAACCCTGGGCGTGGGATACCTGCTCTGGCTGGCTTTCCAGGCCGTCAGGCCTTCAGGCAAAAGTATCTTTGAAGCACGTACAGACCTGAAGCCAGACAAACCAGGCAAACTCTTCACCATGGGCTTTCTTACCAATGTGCTTAATCCGAAGATTGCCGTTTTCTATCTTTCCTTTTTTCCACAATTCATAAAACCTGAGCAAGGTACGGTTCTGGCGCAAAGCCTGGAACTGGCGCTGGTGCAGATGAGCATTAGTTTCAGCATCAATTTTATCATAGTACTGAGCGCAGCAAGATTGTCTTTATGGTTCAACAAGAATCCTTCCTGGTTGAAAATGCAGAAATGGTTTATGGCCAGCGTGCTTACAGGACTGGCAGTGAAGATGGCTTTCACAAAAGTGAAATAA
- a CDS encoding DUF92 domain-containing protein, protein MEESFSGPYDLMYCPGWLGPAMLLVLFLCVIKRKLTPGAAFTAFLLGLIVVEGTSFTGAFLLIAFFMMGVLASRFGKKVKRNVTAGQPHSEERNIAQVLANGGITGICSILAIVDPAHSGLFVLLIAGSLASASADTVASELGTVLGKRFVNVQNFRKEERGLDGVISLEGTLAGFAAAAVIAVIYSAMQGFSADAIYIVLAGVAGNYIDSLLGATFQRRGRLSNNEVNACNTLAGALAALALKLIFG, encoded by the coding sequence ATGGAAGAATCGTTTTCGGGCCCATATGATCTGATGTACTGCCCGGGATGGCTGGGACCAGCGATGCTGTTGGTATTGTTCCTCTGTGTGATCAAAAGAAAACTAACACCCGGCGCTGCCTTCACAGCCTTCCTATTGGGTTTGATAGTGGTGGAAGGAACCAGTTTCACCGGCGCTTTTTTGCTCATCGCTTTTTTTATGATGGGCGTACTGGCATCGCGGTTCGGAAAGAAAGTGAAGCGGAACGTCACGGCAGGACAACCACACAGCGAGGAAAGGAATATTGCGCAGGTACTGGCTAATGGTGGAATAACCGGTATCTGTTCCATACTGGCTATCGTGGATCCTGCACATAGCGGATTGTTTGTACTTTTGATTGCAGGCAGCCTTGCCTCGGCATCTGCCGATACGGTTGCCTCCGAACTGGGAACGGTGCTGGGTAAGCGATTTGTGAATGTGCAGAATTTCCGGAAAGAGGAGCGTGGACTGGATGGTGTGATCAGCCTGGAAGGCACCCTGGCAGGCTTTGCGGCCGCTGCCGTGATTGCCGTCATTTACAGTGCCATGCAGGGATTTAGCGCGGATGCCATCTACATTGTTCTGGCAGGTGTTGCCGGAAATTATATAGACTCTTTACTGGGCGCCACCTTTCAACGCAGGGGCCGGCTCAGCAACAATGAAGTGAATGCCTGCAATACTTTAGCAGGAGCCCTTGCAGCATTGGCACTGAAATTGATATTCGGATAA
- a CDS encoding alkaline phosphatase family protein — MKKTFLALCSLLLLQTASQAQEQHVILISIDGLRPEFYKDPSWNMVNLRQAMAEGAYSNGVDGVFPTVTYPSHTTMITGVKPGKHGINSNTPAEPLGITGKWNWMYDSIKVPTVFGLAKAKGLTTASVFWPVSVGSPATWNVPEYWYLSAEKGKPRIMAKALREHASPKGLFEELEQNATGKLDEKDFDDDYLNIDENLARMSSYIIQQYKPNLLAVHLVMVDHFEHEQGREGDKVRAAIAGVDHAVKTIREAVQKAGIAGKTTFIVTGDHGFVDIHSVFAPNTLLMQAGLYDPQKPQDWKAYFHTSGGGAMLLLRNKNDKATKEKVLQLLKSLPATQQRGFIIKTREELDAIGADPNAAFGLTGQQGFTFTPAATGNFIRPGKGGTHGFFPDFKEIQTGFVAFGKGIRKGAVIPQMGLVDIAPLISKLLQLELPEGDGILYEGLLTK, encoded by the coding sequence ATGAAAAAAACCTTTCTAGCTCTCTGTTCCCTGCTGCTTTTGCAAACTGCATCGCAGGCACAGGAACAGCATGTAATACTGATCAGCATCGATGGCCTTCGTCCTGAATTCTATAAAGATCCCAGCTGGAATATGGTGAACCTTCGCCAGGCGATGGCTGAAGGAGCTTATTCAAATGGCGTGGATGGCGTGTTCCCTACCGTCACCTACCCTTCACATACTACCATGATCACGGGAGTGAAACCAGGCAAACATGGCATCAATTCCAATACTCCTGCAGAACCGCTGGGCATTACCGGCAAATGGAACTGGATGTACGATAGCATCAAAGTGCCTACTGTATTTGGTCTCGCAAAAGCAAAAGGATTGACTACCGCATCTGTGTTCTGGCCTGTTTCCGTTGGCTCTCCCGCCACCTGGAATGTTCCGGAATACTGGTACCTGTCCGCAGAAAAAGGAAAGCCCAGGATCATGGCAAAAGCTCTGCGCGAACATGCCAGCCCAAAAGGATTGTTCGAGGAACTGGAACAAAATGCAACAGGAAAACTGGATGAGAAAGATTTTGACGACGATTATCTCAATATCGATGAGAACCTCGCGCGTATGAGCTCTTATATCATTCAGCAATACAAACCCAATCTCCTCGCTGTGCACCTGGTGATGGTAGATCATTTCGAGCACGAGCAGGGCCGTGAGGGCGACAAAGTGCGTGCAGCCATTGCCGGTGTTGATCACGCTGTAAAGACCATCCGCGAAGCCGTGCAGAAAGCAGGCATTGCCGGTAAGACAACTTTCATTGTAACAGGCGATCACGGATTTGTAGACATTCATTCCGTCTTCGCTCCCAATACACTGCTGATGCAGGCAGGTTTGTATGATCCGCAGAAGCCTCAGGACTGGAAAGCTTATTTCCATACATCAGGCGGCGGCGCCATGTTATTGCTCCGCAACAAAAACGATAAAGCCACAAAAGAAAAAGTGCTGCAACTGCTGAAATCACTGCCTGCCACACAGCAACGCGGCTTTATCATCAAGACGCGCGAAGAACTGGATGCTATAGGAGCTGATCCCAATGCAGCTTTCGGTTTGACCGGTCAGCAGGGATTCACATTCACACCTGCAGCTACCGGTAATTTCATCAGACCAGGCAAAGGCGGCACGCATGGCTTCTTTCCTGATTTCAAGGAGATACAGACAGGCTTTGTGGCCTTCGGTAAAGGCATTCGCAAAGGAGCAGTGATCCCGCAAATGGGACTGGTGGATATCGCTCCGCTGATCAGCAAACTGCTGCAACTGGAATTACCTGAAGGCGATGGAATATTGTACGAAGGATTGCTCACCAAATAG
- a CDS encoding DoxX family protein, whose product MSKRNKIVYWIATVWLALGMVSTGLVQVLQMEKEIEPVVKLGYPAYFLIILGSWKILGSVVVLLPKFPLLKEWAYAGFFFTTTGAILSHLMTGAPVTGTFPALLLLVLTVISWYFRPAERRLAAVISR is encoded by the coding sequence ATGTCTAAAAGAAATAAGATCGTATACTGGATCGCTACTGTATGGCTGGCATTGGGAATGGTATCCACCGGACTGGTGCAGGTGCTGCAGATGGAGAAAGAAATAGAGCCTGTAGTGAAACTGGGTTATCCTGCGTATTTCCTGATCATACTTGGCTCCTGGAAAATACTGGGCTCAGTGGTAGTATTGCTTCCCAAATTTCCCTTGCTGAAGGAATGGGCTTATGCAGGATTTTTCTTTACTACTACCGGGGCGATACTTTCACATCTGATGACTGGTGCACCGGTTACAGGAACATTTCCAGCTTTGTTGTTGCTGGTACTGACCGTGATTAGCTGGTATTTCAGACCGGCAGAAAGAAGGCTTGCGGCAGTTATTTCCCGTTAA
- a CDS encoding imm11 family protein — MSYYKFKLAVDTIETGRIFPQVQKMTAGYDFDASNSVYAISRETEKLPEYEPNLNHFSLHGRAKLTDILSVSVIHGGFLISEKFKTLLEKFTLPTHKFYPAKVQTKKQFLDYYWLHIICNLSDYVDYPKSTFFVYYNFSKNLGYVDVLSKNELIIKEEKLKSDNPGKTVAIWAEKIYLNSSLNTRFDLFKIGTINSDYFISESLRQSIHEAKITGCDISEANNLIVQ, encoded by the coding sequence ATGTCGTATTACAAATTTAAGCTAGCTGTAGATACTATTGAAACGGGACGAATTTTTCCGCAGGTGCAAAAAATGACAGCGGGCTATGATTTTGATGCTTCGAATTCAGTATATGCCATATCAAGAGAAACAGAAAAACTTCCCGAATATGAACCTAACCTAAACCATTTTTCCCTTCATGGCAGAGCTAAACTTACTGATATCCTAAGTGTTTCCGTAATTCATGGTGGCTTTTTGATCAGTGAAAAATTTAAGACTCTTTTGGAAAAGTTCACCCTTCCCACACATAAATTTTATCCAGCAAAAGTTCAGACGAAGAAACAGTTTCTGGATTATTACTGGCTCCACATTATTTGTAACCTTTCCGACTATGTAGATTATCCAAAATCAACCTTTTTTGTTTATTATAATTTTAGCAAAAATCTTGGTTACGTGGATGTACTTTCTAAAAATGAACTCATTATTAAGGAAGAAAAACTCAAATCAGATAATCCGGGAAAAACTGTAGCTATTTGGGCAGAGAAAATATACTTGAATTCTTCACTAAATACAAGATTTGATCTTTTCAAAATTGGAACTATCAATTCTGATTATTTCATTAGCGAATCTTTACGGCAATCCATTCATGAAGCAAAAATTACTGGTTGTGACATATCTGAAGCCAATAATCTCATTGTTCAATAG